The following coding sequences lie in one Phyllopteryx taeniolatus isolate TA_2022b chromosome 4, UOR_Ptae_1.2, whole genome shotgun sequence genomic window:
- the LOC133477195 gene encoding UPF0575 protein C19orf67 homolog isoform X3 — translation MSANMTDSAEAMEGELLPGQSAQVPQGVCETLAPQRGRPPSRHCLPVRTIKWHLRSMKMQVNFPPCKADILCKHLGKGQEKKDRGHWVAVLRSFIYACRPYFNFLESTARTLMLSSDIERVQLLAFSQQMCDTVERLVLNFASRKLLTLDETEPDNMSHFCIGQIQLDQLKLSVTMFRYCKPTPYLARVNTGVYKRMRWNVERLDGAHKPETKYYYLCYEDVPNLHVDGNKSDSTGVRMWSIGQWVQVKPDPSMEDIFDWVLCDVPVGAFKKLLFVGKHEPSSCTATDQMLQLLTSQEDVSSQSSSVRSFSEV, via the exons ATGTCAGCGAACATGACAGACTCCGCAGAAGCAATGGAGGGTGAACTTCTGCCAGGACAGTCGGCGCAAGTACCACAGGGGGTCTGCG AGACTCTGGCGCCCCAGCGTGGCCGTCCACCATCACGCCACTGTTTGCCAGTAAGAACGATCAAGTGGCACCTCCGGTCTATGAAGATGCAGGTCAATTTTCCCCCATGCAAAGCAGATATCTTGTGCAAACATCTGGGCAAAGG TCAAGAGAAAAAAGACAGAGGACATTGGGTTGCTGTGCTGCGCAGTTTCATCTACGCATGTCGGCCTTACTTTAACTTCCTGGAATCCACGGCCAGAACCTTGATGTTGTCCTCTGACATTGAA cgtgTGCAGCTTTTGGCGTTCTCTCAACAAATGTGCGACACAGTGGAACGTCTGGTGCTGAATTTCGCCAGCCGCAAGCTCCTCACTTTGGATGAGACCGAGCCTGAcaa TATGTCTCACTTCTGCATCGGCCAAATACAGCTGGACCAACTGAAGCTGAGCGTGACCATGTTCCGCTACTGTAAGCCCACGCCTTACCTAGCGAGGGTTAACACCGGTGTGTACAAGCGCATGCGCTGGAACGTGGAGAGACTCGATGGAGCGCACAAGCCCGAGACAAAGTA CTACTACCTGTGCTACGAGGATGTTCCCAATCTGCACGTAGACGGTAACAAATCAGATTCTACAGGGGTGCGGATGTGGTCCATTGGTCAATGGGTGCAGGTGAAACCTGACCCCAGCATGGAGGACATCTTTGACTG ggTGCTGTGTGACGTTCCAGTGGGCGCCTTCAAGAAGCTGCTGTTTGTGGGCAAACACGAGCCGTCCAGCTGCACGGCCACCGACCAAATGCTGCAGCTGCTCACGTCCCAGGAGGACGTCTCATCTCAGTCATCTTCAGTTAGGAGCTTCTCTGAGGTTTGA
- the LOC133477195 gene encoding UPF0575 protein C19orf67 homolog isoform X2, producing MTAGIGSSTPATLLDTVKKSVTKMSANMTDSAEAMEGELLPGQSAQVPQGVCETLAPQRGRPPSRHCLPVRTIKWHLRSMKMQVNFPPCKADILCKHLGKGQEKKDRGHWVAVLRSFIYACRPYFNFLESTARTLMLSSDIERVQLLAFSQQMCDTVERLVLNFASRKLLTLDETEPDNMSHFCIGQIQLDQLKLSVTMFRYCKPTPYLARVNTGVYKRMRWNVERLDGAHKPETNYYLCYEDVPNLHVDGNKSDSTGVRMWSIGQWVQVKPDPSMEDIFDWVLCDVPVGAFKKLLFVGKHEPSSCTATDQMLQLLTSQEDVSSQSSSVRSFSEV from the exons atgacagccgggataggctccagcacgcccgcgacccta ttagacACGGTAAAGAAGAGTGTTACGAAAATGTCAGCGAACATGACAGACTCCGCAGAAGCAATGGAGGGTGAACTTCTGCCAGGACAGTCGGCGCAAGTACCACAGGGGGTCTGCG AGACTCTGGCGCCCCAGCGTGGCCGTCCACCATCACGCCACTGTTTGCCAGTAAGAACGATCAAGTGGCACCTCCGGTCTATGAAGATGCAGGTCAATTTTCCCCCATGCAAAGCAGATATCTTGTGCAAACATCTGGGCAAAGG TCAAGAGAAAAAAGACAGAGGACATTGGGTTGCTGTGCTGCGCAGTTTCATCTACGCATGTCGGCCTTACTTTAACTTCCTGGAATCCACGGCCAGAACCTTGATGTTGTCCTCTGACATTGAA cgtgTGCAGCTTTTGGCGTTCTCTCAACAAATGTGCGACACAGTGGAACGTCTGGTGCTGAATTTCGCCAGCCGCAAGCTCCTCACTTTGGATGAGACCGAGCCTGAcaa TATGTCTCACTTCTGCATCGGCCAAATACAGCTGGACCAACTGAAGCTGAGCGTGACCATGTTCCGCTACTGTAAGCCCACGCCTTACCTAGCGAGGGTTAACACCGGTGTGTACAAGCGCATGCGCTGGAACGTGGAGAGACTCGATGGAGCGCACAAGCCCGAGACAAA CTACTACCTGTGCTACGAGGATGTTCCCAATCTGCACGTAGACGGTAACAAATCAGATTCTACAGGGGTGCGGATGTGGTCCATTGGTCAATGGGTGCAGGTGAAACCTGACCCCAGCATGGAGGACATCTTTGACTG ggTGCTGTGTGACGTTCCAGTGGGCGCCTTCAAGAAGCTGCTGTTTGTGGGCAAACACGAGCCGTCCAGCTGCACGGCCACCGACCAAATGCTGCAGCTGCTCACGTCCCAGGAGGACGTCTCATCTCAGTCATCTTCAGTTAGGAGCTTCTCTGAGGTTTGA
- the LOC133477195 gene encoding UPF0575 protein C19orf67 homolog isoform X1 produces MTAGIGSSTPATLLDTVKKSVTKMSANMTDSAEAMEGELLPGQSAQVPQGVCETLAPQRGRPPSRHCLPVRTIKWHLRSMKMQVNFPPCKADILCKHLGKGQEKKDRGHWVAVLRSFIYACRPYFNFLESTARTLMLSSDIERVQLLAFSQQMCDTVERLVLNFASRKLLTLDETEPDNMSHFCIGQIQLDQLKLSVTMFRYCKPTPYLARVNTGVYKRMRWNVERLDGAHKPETKYYYLCYEDVPNLHVDGNKSDSTGVRMWSIGQWVQVKPDPSMEDIFDWVLCDVPVGAFKKLLFVGKHEPSSCTATDQMLQLLTSQEDVSSQSSSVRSFSEV; encoded by the exons atgacagccgggataggctccagcacgcccgcgacccta ttagacACGGTAAAGAAGAGTGTTACGAAAATGTCAGCGAACATGACAGACTCCGCAGAAGCAATGGAGGGTGAACTTCTGCCAGGACAGTCGGCGCAAGTACCACAGGGGGTCTGCG AGACTCTGGCGCCCCAGCGTGGCCGTCCACCATCACGCCACTGTTTGCCAGTAAGAACGATCAAGTGGCACCTCCGGTCTATGAAGATGCAGGTCAATTTTCCCCCATGCAAAGCAGATATCTTGTGCAAACATCTGGGCAAAGG TCAAGAGAAAAAAGACAGAGGACATTGGGTTGCTGTGCTGCGCAGTTTCATCTACGCATGTCGGCCTTACTTTAACTTCCTGGAATCCACGGCCAGAACCTTGATGTTGTCCTCTGACATTGAA cgtgTGCAGCTTTTGGCGTTCTCTCAACAAATGTGCGACACAGTGGAACGTCTGGTGCTGAATTTCGCCAGCCGCAAGCTCCTCACTTTGGATGAGACCGAGCCTGAcaa TATGTCTCACTTCTGCATCGGCCAAATACAGCTGGACCAACTGAAGCTGAGCGTGACCATGTTCCGCTACTGTAAGCCCACGCCTTACCTAGCGAGGGTTAACACCGGTGTGTACAAGCGCATGCGCTGGAACGTGGAGAGACTCGATGGAGCGCACAAGCCCGAGACAAAGTA CTACTACCTGTGCTACGAGGATGTTCCCAATCTGCACGTAGACGGTAACAAATCAGATTCTACAGGGGTGCGGATGTGGTCCATTGGTCAATGGGTGCAGGTGAAACCTGACCCCAGCATGGAGGACATCTTTGACTG ggTGCTGTGTGACGTTCCAGTGGGCGCCTTCAAGAAGCTGCTGTTTGTGGGCAAACACGAGCCGTCCAGCTGCACGGCCACCGACCAAATGCTGCAGCTGCTCACGTCCCAGGAGGACGTCTCATCTCAGTCATCTTCAGTTAGGAGCTTCTCTGAGGTTTGA